One Candidatus Eisenbacteria bacterium genomic region harbors:
- a CDS encoding ATP-binding cassette domain-containing protein, whose translation MLGLSPDARLVLDGLTHTHPGSPGPRPLDVSGEVRRGEWVCLAGPNGSGKSTLLRTAAGLLRPDSGTVRICPGHPASAAAGGTSRGDLLPGDRAFRRGLGYLSQLAAEQVLGATVADELASGLEWHGVPPAEIRVRVTAALGELAGSAAGAGGGWAHRTASALSAGERRRVALASVILPGPGFLVADEPLAELDPFARADWLRRIGELKAGGLGLLTATTSAAEASRADRVWLLDPRAAGIREVSPASLGDPAIALAAGLRPAPPAELDLSDLGTAAAVGGPGSTALAWLRGARLARGATTVWEALDLGVPDSGLAAFHGRNGSGKSTLARALSGLLRPASGSAGGAIGWDGPAHSRRCRSAMAFQSPEDQLGQPSVREELTPPRGFAGRAAAPADLLSSLGLGPAEFLDRPPLALSSGERRRVALASLAALDPALLLLDEPLCGLDGPGSAAVAGWLMAQSRERTVWLFSSDLDVPEIPSRHWVGIGAGRPVPAALEPPRPADLGFHLPWAYGFVRGPGPEGGP comes from the coding sequence ATGCTGGGTCTTTCCCCCGACGCCCGCCTGGTCCTCGACGGGCTCACCCACACCCATCCCGGTTCCCCCGGTCCCCGGCCCCTCGATGTGTCCGGCGAAGTCCGCCGCGGCGAGTGGGTGTGCCTGGCCGGGCCCAACGGCAGCGGCAAGTCCACGCTGCTGCGCACGGCGGCCGGCCTGCTGCGCCCCGACTCCGGAACGGTGCGGATCTGTCCGGGTCACCCGGCTTCCGCCGCGGCGGGGGGGACGAGCCGCGGGGACCTGCTTCCCGGAGACCGTGCGTTCCGCCGCGGGCTGGGCTACCTGTCCCAGCTGGCCGCCGAACAGGTGCTGGGCGCCACGGTGGCCGACGAGCTGGCCTCGGGGCTGGAGTGGCACGGCGTGCCCCCCGCGGAGATCCGCGTTCGGGTGACGGCCGCGCTGGGGGAACTGGCCGGCAGTGCGGCCGGGGCCGGCGGCGGCTGGGCCCATCGCACCGCCTCGGCGCTGTCCGCGGGCGAGCGCCGTCGCGTGGCGCTGGCTTCGGTGATCCTTCCGGGTCCCGGATTCCTGGTGGCGGACGAGCCGCTCGCCGAGCTCGACCCGTTTGCCCGGGCGGACTGGCTGCGCCGGATCGGGGAGTTGAAGGCGGGCGGGCTGGGGCTGCTCACCGCGACCACCTCGGCCGCGGAGGCCAGCCGCGCCGACCGCGTGTGGCTGCTGGACCCGCGCGCGGCAGGCATTCGCGAGGTGTCGCCCGCCAGCCTCGGGGATCCCGCGATCGCGCTGGCGGCGGGGCTCCGGCCGGCGCCGCCGGCAGAACTCGATCTGTCGGACCTGGGCACGGCCGCGGCCGTGGGCGGCCCCGGTTCCACCGCGCTGGCCTGGCTGCGGGGAGCGCGCCTGGCGCGGGGAGCGACGACGGTGTGGGAGGCCCTGGACCTGGGTGTGCCCGACTCCGGACTGGCGGCATTCCACGGGCGCAATGGTTCGGGCAAGAGCACGCTGGCGCGCGCGCTGTCGGGACTGCTGCGCCCCGCGTCGGGCTCCGCGGGAGGCGCGATCGGTTGGGACGGTCCGGCTCATTCGCGACGCTGCCGTTCGGCGATGGCCTTCCAATCCCCCGAGGACCAGCTCGGCCAGCCGTCGGTGCGCGAGGAGCTGACGCCCCCGCGGGGATTCGCGGGACGGGCCGCAGCTCCCGCGGACCTGCTGTCGTCCCTGGGTCTCGGGCCCGCGGAGTTCCTGGACCGCCCGCCCCTGGCGCTCAGCTCCGGCGAGCGCCGCAGGGTGGCCCTGGCGAGCCTCGCTGCGCTGGACCCGGCACTGCTGCTCCTGGATGAGCCCCTGTGTGGCCTGGATGGACCGGGTTCCGCCGCGGTGGCGGGCTGGCTCATGGCCCAGTCGCGGGAGCGCACGGTGTGGTTGTTCAGCTCCGACCTGGACGTTCCGGAGATTCCGTCCCGGCACTGGGTCGGCATCGGTGCGGGCAGACCGGTCCCGGCGGCGCTTGAACCCCCCCGCCCGGCAGACTTAGGGTTTCACCTTCCATGGGCTTACGGGTTTGTGCGCGGACCGGGGCCCGAGGGGGGGCCGTAA
- the larC gene encoding nickel pincer cofactor biosynthesis protein LarC: MIAYFDPIGGASGDMILAALLDAGVPRERLVTELGKLSVPGWELELGHAERAGIRCSTVHVKLEAAAQPHRHLRHIEEILAGSGLAGSVRERALGVFRRLASAEARVHGTTVEKVHFHEVGAVDAIVDVVGAVIGLDLLGVEEVRFGRLPLGRGFVEAAHGRIPLPAPATVALLMDLPVEMVVTEGETVTPTGAAILSTLGRCEPLPAGAVLRAAGHGAGTRQFADRPNLLRLLLADAPSAARPGEVAVLSATVDDMSPEHLPFLAERLFDGGALDVYFTAVTMKKSRPGVEVTAIVPPALESALSVELLRHSTTLGVRRRTEARLELEREVITVETAFGPVRVKRARVPAGPGDARDRFAPEYEDCATLARRHGRPLAEVYEAALAAASGGSSAPPLTRPPSGGPGGSPGDASPPASR; encoded by the coding sequence ATGATCGCCTACTTCGATCCCATCGGCGGCGCGTCGGGGGACATGATCCTGGCGGCCTTGCTGGACGCGGGGGTGCCGCGGGAGCGGCTGGTGACGGAGCTTGGGAAGCTCTCCGTGCCGGGGTGGGAGCTGGAACTGGGACACGCGGAGCGGGCCGGGATCCGGTGCTCCACGGTGCATGTGAAGCTGGAGGCGGCGGCGCAGCCGCACCGGCACCTGCGGCACATCGAGGAGATCCTGGCCGGCTCGGGGCTGGCGGGGAGCGTGCGGGAGCGGGCGCTGGGGGTGTTCCGGCGGCTGGCGTCGGCGGAGGCCCGGGTGCATGGGACCACGGTGGAGAAGGTGCATTTCCACGAGGTGGGCGCGGTGGACGCCATCGTGGACGTGGTGGGCGCGGTGATCGGACTGGACCTGCTGGGGGTGGAGGAGGTGCGGTTCGGCCGGTTGCCGCTGGGGCGCGGGTTCGTCGAGGCGGCGCACGGGCGGATCCCGCTGCCGGCGCCAGCTACGGTGGCGCTGTTGATGGACCTGCCCGTCGAGATGGTGGTCACCGAGGGCGAGACGGTCACGCCCACCGGGGCCGCGATCCTCTCCACGCTGGGCCGGTGCGAGCCGCTGCCCGCGGGTGCGGTCCTCCGCGCCGCGGGCCACGGGGCGGGCACGAGGCAGTTCGCGGACCGGCCCAACCTGCTGCGCCTGCTGCTGGCCGATGCGCCTTCCGCGGCCCGCCCGGGCGAGGTGGCGGTGCTCTCCGCCACGGTGGACGACATGAGTCCCGAGCACCTGCCGTTCCTGGCCGAGCGGCTCTTCGACGGCGGGGCGCTGGACGTGTACTTCACCGCGGTGACCATGAAGAAGAGCCGACCCGGGGTGGAGGTGACGGCGATCGTGCCACCGGCGCTGGAGTCGGCCCTGTCGGTGGAGCTGTTGCGTCACTCCACCACCCTGGGGGTCCGCCGGCGGACCGAGGCGCGGCTGGAGCTGGAGCGCGAGGTGATCACCGTGGAAACCGCGTTCGGACCGGTGCGGGTGAAGCGCGCCCGCGTGCCCGCCGGCCCGGGCGACGCGCGCGATCGCTTCGCGCCCGAGTACGAGGACTGCGCCACCCTGGCGCGGCGTCACGGCCGACCGCTGGCGGAGGTGTACGAGGCCGCCCTCGCGGCGGCGTCAGGCGGCTCGAGCGCTCCGCCGCTCACGCGCCCGCCTTCCGGCGGCCCCGGCGGCTCCCCCGGCGACGCGAGCCCCCCGGCGTCGCGCTGA
- the larB gene encoding nickel pincer cofactor biosynthesis protein LarB translates to MSPRRIRELLEAVRRGEATVGEALEQLRHLPFESLGEATLDHHRELRCGHAEVVLAAGKTPEQVQRIAKHIVTAGANLLVTRLEPALARALKRRHPRGKWNQPGRIFGFARQAAPPGNGTVLVISAGTSDVPVAEEAAFTLEFTGNRVERIYDVGVAGVHRLLAHAPRLSRAQAIVVVAGMEGALASVVGGLTDRPVIAVPTSTGYGASFQGVAALLGMLNSCASGVSVVNIDNGFGAGFTANLINHLPAGKAPAEAARRLPRTRGRRR, encoded by the coding sequence GTGAGCCCGCGCCGGATCCGGGAGCTGCTGGAGGCCGTGCGCCGCGGCGAGGCCACCGTGGGCGAGGCGCTGGAGCAGCTGCGTCACCTGCCTTTCGAGTCCCTGGGCGAGGCCACGCTCGACCACCACCGGGAGCTGCGCTGCGGCCACGCCGAGGTGGTGCTGGCGGCGGGCAAGACCCCGGAACAGGTGCAGCGGATCGCGAAACACATCGTGACGGCCGGAGCGAACCTGCTGGTCACGCGGCTGGAACCGGCGCTGGCGCGGGCGCTGAAGCGGCGCCACCCGCGCGGGAAGTGGAACCAGCCCGGGCGCATCTTCGGATTCGCGCGGCAGGCCGCGCCGCCCGGCAACGGCACGGTGCTGGTGATCTCGGCGGGCACCTCCGACGTGCCGGTGGCCGAGGAGGCCGCCTTCACCCTGGAGTTCACCGGCAACCGCGTGGAGCGCATCTACGACGTGGGCGTGGCGGGTGTGCACCGCCTCCTGGCGCACGCGCCGCGGCTGTCGCGGGCCCAGGCGATCGTGGTGGTGGCGGGCATGGAGGGGGCGCTGGCCAGCGTGGTGGGTGGTCTTACCGACCGGCCGGTGATCGCGGTGCCGACCAGCACTGGCTACGGGGCCAGTTTCCAAGGCGTCGCGGCGCTGCTCGGGATGCTGAATTCCTGCGCGTCGGGGGTGAGCGTGGTGAACATCGATAACGGATTCGGGGCGGGGTTCACGGCGAACCTCATTAATCACCTCCCCGCCGGCAAGGCTCCTGCCGAGGCTGCCCGTCGGTTGCCCCGGACACGGGGGCGGCGGAGATGA
- the dusB gene encoding tRNA dihydrouridine synthase DusB produces the protein MRIGPLELPSRVLLAPLCGITDSAFRRLCRREGAGATYSEMVVSDGVIRENETTRRLMRFTPGERPYGIQLAGSDPGTVAEAARRAAALGPDLVDINLGCPVRKVVDRHAGSALLADLARLESVVKAAVCATSLPVTAKMRLGWDEKTATPVETARLLEGCGVQALALHARTRAQGFKGRADWSVIRAVKAAVSIPVIGNGDVLAPEDARRMFDETGCDAVMVGRGALGNPWIFSRTLSLLDTGAAPPVPAIAGRVRTLLLHLEYMIEDKGEGVAIREIRKHIPGYLKGERDAHAVRNELHQARSAAEMEAVLERYLEHLAGLGAEGEAHPEPFAPRDPAHAAGPAAPAAEAAP, from the coding sequence GTGAGGATCGGCCCGCTGGAGCTGCCCTCGCGGGTGTTGCTGGCGCCGCTGTGCGGGATCACCGACTCCGCGTTCCGCCGCCTGTGCCGGCGCGAGGGCGCGGGCGCCACCTACAGCGAAATGGTGGTGAGCGACGGCGTGATCCGCGAGAACGAAACCACCCGCCGCCTGATGCGCTTCACCCCCGGCGAGCGGCCCTACGGCATCCAGCTGGCCGGCTCGGATCCGGGCACGGTGGCCGAAGCCGCCCGCCGCGCCGCGGCGCTGGGCCCGGACCTGGTGGACATCAACCTGGGCTGCCCGGTGCGCAAGGTGGTGGACCGCCACGCCGGCTCCGCGCTGCTGGCCGACCTGGCGCGCCTGGAGAGCGTGGTGAAGGCGGCGGTGTGCGCCACGTCGCTGCCGGTCACCGCCAAGATGCGCCTGGGCTGGGACGAGAAGACCGCCACGCCCGTCGAGACCGCCCGGCTGCTCGAGGGCTGCGGGGTGCAGGCGCTGGCGCTGCACGCACGCACCCGCGCGCAGGGCTTCAAGGGCCGCGCCGACTGGAGCGTGATCCGCGCCGTGAAGGCGGCGGTGTCCATCCCGGTGATCGGCAACGGCGACGTGCTGGCGCCCGAGGACGCGCGGCGCATGTTCGACGAGACCGGCTGCGACGCGGTGATGGTGGGCCGCGGCGCGCTGGGCAACCCGTGGATCTTCTCGCGCACGCTGAGCCTGCTGGATACCGGCGCGGCGCCGCCCGTGCCGGCCATCGCCGGGCGCGTGCGCACGCTGCTGCTGCACCTCGAGTATATGATCGAGGACAAGGGTGAGGGCGTGGCCATCCGCGAGATCCGCAAGCACATCCCCGGCTACCTCAAGGGCGAGCGCGACGCGCACGCGGTCCGCAACGAGCTGCACCAGGCGCGCTCGGCCGCCGAGATGGAGGCGGTGCTGGAGCGCTACCTGGAGCACCTCGCGGGCCTGGGCGCGGAAGGGGAGGCGCATCCGGAGCCCTTCGCGCCGCGCGATCCCGCGCACGCCGCCGGTCCCGCGGCCCCCGCCGCGGAGGCCGCGCCGTGA
- a CDS encoding MtnX-like HAD-IB family phosphatase: MKGPALVCDFDGTVVLQDVGDRFFEAFVPPARNGEWAELIRAYDSGEMGSRECLSRECAMIRATREEVHRFADRFEVEPGFARLWQAARARGVEMIVASDGLDVYIRRILDRHGLQEVPVRANRAVFEADRIRPEFPWEGLGCGRCGNCKGHHVEQFRRDHSPVVMIGDAHSDVCGALAADRVFARDILARLLAERGRACERFEDFDEVIHALSLNGVAAGPGAR; the protein is encoded by the coding sequence GTGAAGGGCCCCGCGCTGGTGTGCGACTTCGACGGCACGGTGGTGCTGCAGGACGTGGGCGACCGCTTCTTCGAGGCCTTTGTCCCGCCGGCCCGGAACGGGGAGTGGGCGGAGTTGATCCGCGCCTACGACTCCGGCGAGATGGGCTCGCGCGAGTGCCTTTCGCGCGAGTGCGCCATGATCCGCGCCACGCGCGAGGAGGTGCACCGCTTCGCCGACCGCTTCGAAGTGGAGCCCGGCTTCGCGCGGCTGTGGCAGGCGGCCCGGGCACGCGGCGTGGAGATGATCGTGGCCAGCGACGGGCTGGACGTCTACATCCGGCGCATCCTGGACCGCCACGGCCTGCAGGAAGTCCCGGTGCGCGCCAACCGCGCGGTGTTCGAGGCCGACCGCATCCGCCCCGAGTTCCCCTGGGAGGGCCTGGGCTGCGGCCGCTGCGGCAACTGCAAGGGCCACCACGTGGAGCAGTTCCGGCGCGACCACTCGCCGGTGGTGATGATCGGCGACGCGCACTCGGACGTGTGCGGCGCGCTGGCCGCCGACCGCGTGTTCGCCCGCGACATCCTGGCCCGCCTGCTGGCCGAACGCGGGCGGGCCTGCGAGCGCTTCGAGGACTTCGACGAGGTGATCCACGCGCTTTCCCTGAACGGCGTGGCCGCCGGTCCGGGGGCGCGGTGA